A single Perca flavescens isolate YP-PL-M2 chromosome 2, PFLA_1.0, whole genome shotgun sequence DNA region contains:
- the fbxo10 gene encoding F-box only protein 10 isoform X1, producing the protein MTRQNVCCEKGPFLGMALHCRQIVAPTSVTYTSRPAAVACCVASSSLSCFFSTLSFGFMLESLDIPLPARLSPFPARSRPTLHQHSLAPLPSRCSPVGVSAAMVVGSLPVELWRVILAYLPLPDLGRCCQVCRAWRELILSLDNTRWRQLCLGCPECRHPNWPSQPHQEPPSWREALKQHALSTRTWTQNGPELQSSACLLFFRRRKDRRVWHVGPGCEFETLRGALGVVGPYDRVVLHPGVYEDQAEVALKVPVELVGLGRLGEVALLVCMEQQCPTARLCNLVFMPPWFSTVVYKTSWGHVQLDNCNFEGAQLQIRGPGTCQARFCSFSQGSSAHLLGVVLSLLDSCDFSGSDTASVTVEGPPVSERNWACKHLAALARTFPSCGASGNNSPPRGPLAGSTGGHQPPAGNVKKEPVSIDDWQRRTGVDAVCQGTVIEDGWSDGDRSDGEEENRDGGGTNKNPLLLDYKIPCDHHGLSHLLKPQPDGSLPLASSPDPPSLTPETLTLQQELDRDPEALMFAASTLGCILRRCLFREGKGGVHLSNYGQARLEDNVFRGLNYAVRCIQNSTIVMLRNEVRECRASGVFLRLSAQGLIAENNIHSNGEAGLDIRKGANPIIVCNKIHSGLRSGVVVLGNGKGSIRSNQIYNNKEAGVYILFSGNPVVSGNHIFQGQAAGIAINENGRGMITENVIKENQWGGVDIRRGGDPILRNNYICYGYSDGVVVGERGRGLIEGNHVYCNKGCGVWVMSSSLPQLLGNYITHNCMYGLAVFCRKDPENIEAREGNWPGQDGIGGEAGSRERRGVEGEGREGQENLNEEGELFAWESDLDSEDERHSAHRSISVALVESNCMSYNGAVGLYVKSSEPLNVFANLVNSNRGTGIAVLQSSQLTRLVTNCILENGRGGVAVEKDCRVELRGNGIYKNSGHGVGFSGNGQILENDFVGNRGYGIQVSGSADIKVMRNRVQPVQGFGVAVLGPVKGVVHDNLLFQGHPGNKKALLHIDPGNESCVLRNNNVLRHNSCTSAPPWVLENPPPRPLASSPSGLSSSQYPSRLAISMTNRISATVESGCHSGSMFCSIL; encoded by the exons atgacaagacaaaatgtctgctgtgaaaaaggtccattcctGGGCATGGCTCTCCACTGCCGCCAGATCGTTGCACCTACCAGTGTG ACCTACACTTCAAGACCTGCTGCCGTGGCTTGCTGTGTCGCCAGCTCGTCactctcctgttttttttctacccTCTCATTTGGATTTATGCTAGAGAGTTTGGACATTCCTCTGCCTGCCCGACTCAGCCCCTTTCCAGCCCGGAGCCGACCTACTTTGCATCAGCATTCCTTG GCCCCCCTCCCGTCACGGTGCTCCCCAGTCGGTGTCTCTGCTGCCATGGTGGTGGGCAGCCTCCCAGTGGAGCTGTGGAGGGTTATCTTGGCTTACCTTCCGCTCCCCGACCTGGGCCGCTGCTGCCAGGTGTGCCGTGCCTGGCGGGAACTCATCCTCTCACTAGACAACACCCGCTGGAGACAGTTGTGCTTAGGCTGCCCTGAGTGCCGACATCCCAACTGGCCCAGTCAGCCCCATCAGGAACCCCCATCCTGGAGAGAGGCCTTGAAGCAGCACGCTCTGTCCACTCGCACATGGACTCAAAATGGCCCAGAGCTCCAGTCCTCCGCCTGCCTCCTCTTTTTCCGTCGTCGGAAAGACCGCAGGGTTTGGCATGTGGGGCCTGGATGCGAGTTTGAGACCCTACGCGGGGCCCTCGGGGTGGTTGGGCCATATGACCGCGTAGTTCTCCATCCAGGGGTGTATGAGGACCAGGCTGAAGTGGCGCTGAAGGTGCCTGTGGAGCTGGTTGGGCTGGGCCGATTGGGCGAGGTGGCCCTCCTGGTGTGTATGGAGCAGCAGTGCCCTACTGCCCGGCTGTGTAATCTGGTGTTCATGCCACCCTGGTTCTCCACTGTGGTCTACAAG ACGTCATGGGGTCACGTCCAACTTGATAACTGCAACTTTGAGGGGGCTCAGTTGCAAATCCGCGGCCCGGGAACCTGCCAGGCTCGTTTCTGCTCCTTCTCACAAGGCAGCTCTGCCCACTTGCTGGGCGTTGTCCTCAGTCTGTTGGACAGCTGTGACTTCTCGGGAAGTGACACAGCTTCTGTGACTGTTGAAGGTCCTCCGGTGTCAGAAAGGAACTGGGCTTGTAAACACTTGGCTGCCTTGGCCAGGACGTTCCCATCATGTGGCGCATCTGGGAACAATAGCCCTCCCAGAGGCCCTCTGGCTGGCTCTACTGGTGGGCATCAACCTCCGGCTGGTAATGTTAAAAAGGAGCCTGTGAGCATAGACGACTGGCAGAGGAGGACTGGGGTCGATGCAGTGTGTCAGGGCACAGTGATTGAAGATGGCTGGAGTGATGGCGACCGCAGcgatggagaggaggagaacCGAGATGGCGGAGGAACTAACAAAAACCCACTTCTATTGGATTACAAAATCCCTTGTGACCATCATGGCCTATCCCATTTGCTCAAGCCCCAGCCAGATGGCTCTCTGCCACTGGCCTCCTCCCCAGATCCACCATCTTTGACCCCCGAAACCCTCACCCTTCAGCAGGAACTAGACAGAGACCCAGAGGCTCTGATGTTCGCTGCCTCAACCCTCGGCTGTATCCTCAGACGTTGCCTCTTCAGGGAAGGGAAGGGTGGCGTGCATTTGTCTAATTACGGACAAGCTCGGCTGGAGGACAATGTTTTCCGTGGGCTGAACTATGCTGTCCGCTGCATCCAGAACTCCACA ATAGTGATGCTGAGAAACGAGGTGCGTGAGTGCCGTGCATCAGGTGTGTTCCTGCGCCTCTCTGCTCAGGGCCTCATCGCAGAAAACAACATCCACTCCAATGGGGAGGCAGGGCTGGACATCCGAAAAGGGGCTAACCCCATCATTGTA TGTAACAAGATACATAGTGGTTTGCGTTCAGGGGTTGTTGTCCTTGGCAATGGAAAAGGTTCAATTCGGAGCAACCAGATCTATAACAACAAGGAAGCGGGCGTGTATATTCTCTTCAGCGGGAATCCTGTGGTCAG tgGGAATCACATCTTCCAGGGCCAGGCAGCAGGGATTGCTATAAACGAGAATGGCAGAGGGATGATAACAG AGAATGTAATCAAAGAGAACCAGTGGGGAGGTGTGGACATCCGCAGAGGAGGTGACCCCATTCTGAGGAACAACTACATCTGTTATGGCTACTCAGACGGTGTCGTGGTGGGAGAGAGAGGCCGCGGACTCATTGAGGGAAATCATGTCTACT GTAACAAAGGCTGTGGTGTGTGGGTTATGTCGTCCAGCCTCCCGCAGCTCCTGGGAAACTACATCACCCATAACTGTATGTATGGGCTGGCAGTGTTCTGCAGGAAAGACCCAGAGAACATCGAGGCCCGGGAGGGGAACTGGCCAGGGCAGGACGGGATTGGTGGAGAAGCAGGCAGCAGGGAAAGGAGGGGGGTAGAAGGAGAAGGGAGAGAAGGGCAGGAGAACTTGAATGAAGAGGGGGAACTGTTTGCATGGGAGAGTGATCTGGACAGTGAGGATGAGCGCCACTCTGCCCATCGTTCCATCAGCGTGGCCCTGGTGGAGAGCAACTGCATGAGCTACAATGGAG cagTTGGTCTGTACGTGAAGAGCAGTGAGCCCCTGAATGTCTTTGCTAATCTTGTGAACAGTAACCGTGGCACCGGCATAGCTGTGCTGCAGAGCAGTCAGCTGACCCGACTGGTTACAAACTGCATTCTTGAAAATGGTCGAGGTGGTGTTGCGGTGGAGAAAGACTGCAGAGTGGAGCTTCGTGGTAACGGCATCTATAAAAACAGCGGCCATGGTGTCGGTTTCAGTGGTAACGGGCAGATTTTGGAGAATGATTTCGTTGGAAACCGTGGATATGGGATCCAGGTCTCTGGCAGCGCTGACATCAAG GTAATGCGCAACCGCGTCCAACCGGTACAGGGCTTTGGCGTTGCCGTGCTAGGGCCAGTAAAAGGTGTTGTCCATGACAATCTCTTGTTCCAGGGCCACCCTGGAAACAAAAAGGCTCTGCTACACATCGATCCTGGCAATGAGAGCTGTGTGTTGCGCAACAACAATGTTCTAAGACATAACAG CTGTACATCTGCTCCTCCCTGGGTTTTGGAAAACCCTCCACCTCGTCCGCTGGCCAGCTCCCCTTCTGGCCTCTCCTCATCCCAATATCCTTCCAGACTTGCGATTTCCATGACGAACAGGATCAGCGCTACTGTAGAAAGTGGTTGCCACAGTGGCAGCATGTTCTGCTCCATCCTGTGA
- the fbxo10 gene encoding F-box only protein 10 isoform X2 produces the protein MTRQNVCCEKGPFLGMALHCRQIVAPTSVTYTSRPAAVACCVASSSLSCFFSTLSFGFMLESLDIPLPARLSPFPARSRPTLHQHSLAPLPSRCSPVGVSAAMVVGSLPVELWRVILAYLPLPDLGRCCQVCRAWRELILSLDNTRWRQLCLGCPECRHPNWPSQPHQEPPSWREALKQHALSTRTWTQNGPELQSSACLLFFRRRKDRRVWHVGPGCEFETLRGALGVVGPYDRVVLHPGVYEDQAEVALKVPVELVGLGRLGEVALLVCMEQQCPTARLCNLVFMPPWFSTVVYKTSWGHVQLDNCNFEGAQLQIRGPGTCQARFCSFSQGSSAHLLGVVLSLLDSCDFSGSDTASVTVEGPPVSERNWACKHLAALARTFPSCGASGNNSPPRGPLAGSTGGHQPPAGNVKKEPVSIDDWQRRTGVDAVCQGTVIEDGWSDGDRSDGEEENRDGGGTNKNPLLLDYKIPCDHHGLSHLLKPQPDGSLPLASSPDPPSLTPETLTLQQELDRDPEALMFAASTLGCILRRCLFREGKGGVHLSNYGQARLEDNVFRGLNYAVRCIQNSTIVMLRNEVRECRASGVFLRLSAQGLIAENNIHSNGEAGLDIRKGANPIIVCNKIHSGLRSGVVVLGNGKGSIRSNQIYNNKEAGVYILFSGNPVVSGNHIFQGQAAGIAINENGRGMITENVIKENQWGGVDIRRGGDPILRNNYICYGYSDGVVVGERGRGLIEGNHVYCNKGCGVWVMSSSLPQLLGNYITHNCMYGLAVFCRKDPENIEAREGNWPGQDGIGGEAGSRERRGVEGEGREGQENLNEEGELFAWESDLDSEDERHSAHRSISVALVESNCMSYNGVGLYVKSSEPLNVFANLVNSNRGTGIAVLQSSQLTRLVTNCILENGRGGVAVEKDCRVELRGNGIYKNSGHGVGFSGNGQILENDFVGNRGYGIQVSGSADIKVMRNRVQPVQGFGVAVLGPVKGVVHDNLLFQGHPGNKKALLHIDPGNESCVLRNNNVLRHNSCTSAPPWVLENPPPRPLASSPSGLSSSQYPSRLAISMTNRISATVESGCHSGSMFCSIL, from the exons atgacaagacaaaatgtctgctgtgaaaaaggtccattcctGGGCATGGCTCTCCACTGCCGCCAGATCGTTGCACCTACCAGTGTG ACCTACACTTCAAGACCTGCTGCCGTGGCTTGCTGTGTCGCCAGCTCGTCactctcctgttttttttctacccTCTCATTTGGATTTATGCTAGAGAGTTTGGACATTCCTCTGCCTGCCCGACTCAGCCCCTTTCCAGCCCGGAGCCGACCTACTTTGCATCAGCATTCCTTG GCCCCCCTCCCGTCACGGTGCTCCCCAGTCGGTGTCTCTGCTGCCATGGTGGTGGGCAGCCTCCCAGTGGAGCTGTGGAGGGTTATCTTGGCTTACCTTCCGCTCCCCGACCTGGGCCGCTGCTGCCAGGTGTGCCGTGCCTGGCGGGAACTCATCCTCTCACTAGACAACACCCGCTGGAGACAGTTGTGCTTAGGCTGCCCTGAGTGCCGACATCCCAACTGGCCCAGTCAGCCCCATCAGGAACCCCCATCCTGGAGAGAGGCCTTGAAGCAGCACGCTCTGTCCACTCGCACATGGACTCAAAATGGCCCAGAGCTCCAGTCCTCCGCCTGCCTCCTCTTTTTCCGTCGTCGGAAAGACCGCAGGGTTTGGCATGTGGGGCCTGGATGCGAGTTTGAGACCCTACGCGGGGCCCTCGGGGTGGTTGGGCCATATGACCGCGTAGTTCTCCATCCAGGGGTGTATGAGGACCAGGCTGAAGTGGCGCTGAAGGTGCCTGTGGAGCTGGTTGGGCTGGGCCGATTGGGCGAGGTGGCCCTCCTGGTGTGTATGGAGCAGCAGTGCCCTACTGCCCGGCTGTGTAATCTGGTGTTCATGCCACCCTGGTTCTCCACTGTGGTCTACAAG ACGTCATGGGGTCACGTCCAACTTGATAACTGCAACTTTGAGGGGGCTCAGTTGCAAATCCGCGGCCCGGGAACCTGCCAGGCTCGTTTCTGCTCCTTCTCACAAGGCAGCTCTGCCCACTTGCTGGGCGTTGTCCTCAGTCTGTTGGACAGCTGTGACTTCTCGGGAAGTGACACAGCTTCTGTGACTGTTGAAGGTCCTCCGGTGTCAGAAAGGAACTGGGCTTGTAAACACTTGGCTGCCTTGGCCAGGACGTTCCCATCATGTGGCGCATCTGGGAACAATAGCCCTCCCAGAGGCCCTCTGGCTGGCTCTACTGGTGGGCATCAACCTCCGGCTGGTAATGTTAAAAAGGAGCCTGTGAGCATAGACGACTGGCAGAGGAGGACTGGGGTCGATGCAGTGTGTCAGGGCACAGTGATTGAAGATGGCTGGAGTGATGGCGACCGCAGcgatggagaggaggagaacCGAGATGGCGGAGGAACTAACAAAAACCCACTTCTATTGGATTACAAAATCCCTTGTGACCATCATGGCCTATCCCATTTGCTCAAGCCCCAGCCAGATGGCTCTCTGCCACTGGCCTCCTCCCCAGATCCACCATCTTTGACCCCCGAAACCCTCACCCTTCAGCAGGAACTAGACAGAGACCCAGAGGCTCTGATGTTCGCTGCCTCAACCCTCGGCTGTATCCTCAGACGTTGCCTCTTCAGGGAAGGGAAGGGTGGCGTGCATTTGTCTAATTACGGACAAGCTCGGCTGGAGGACAATGTTTTCCGTGGGCTGAACTATGCTGTCCGCTGCATCCAGAACTCCACA ATAGTGATGCTGAGAAACGAGGTGCGTGAGTGCCGTGCATCAGGTGTGTTCCTGCGCCTCTCTGCTCAGGGCCTCATCGCAGAAAACAACATCCACTCCAATGGGGAGGCAGGGCTGGACATCCGAAAAGGGGCTAACCCCATCATTGTA TGTAACAAGATACATAGTGGTTTGCGTTCAGGGGTTGTTGTCCTTGGCAATGGAAAAGGTTCAATTCGGAGCAACCAGATCTATAACAACAAGGAAGCGGGCGTGTATATTCTCTTCAGCGGGAATCCTGTGGTCAG tgGGAATCACATCTTCCAGGGCCAGGCAGCAGGGATTGCTATAAACGAGAATGGCAGAGGGATGATAACAG AGAATGTAATCAAAGAGAACCAGTGGGGAGGTGTGGACATCCGCAGAGGAGGTGACCCCATTCTGAGGAACAACTACATCTGTTATGGCTACTCAGACGGTGTCGTGGTGGGAGAGAGAGGCCGCGGACTCATTGAGGGAAATCATGTCTACT GTAACAAAGGCTGTGGTGTGTGGGTTATGTCGTCCAGCCTCCCGCAGCTCCTGGGAAACTACATCACCCATAACTGTATGTATGGGCTGGCAGTGTTCTGCAGGAAAGACCCAGAGAACATCGAGGCCCGGGAGGGGAACTGGCCAGGGCAGGACGGGATTGGTGGAGAAGCAGGCAGCAGGGAAAGGAGGGGGGTAGAAGGAGAAGGGAGAGAAGGGCAGGAGAACTTGAATGAAGAGGGGGAACTGTTTGCATGGGAGAGTGATCTGGACAGTGAGGATGAGCGCCACTCTGCCCATCGTTCCATCAGCGTGGCCCTGGTGGAGAGCAACTGCATGAGCTACAATGGAG TTGGTCTGTACGTGAAGAGCAGTGAGCCCCTGAATGTCTTTGCTAATCTTGTGAACAGTAACCGTGGCACCGGCATAGCTGTGCTGCAGAGCAGTCAGCTGACCCGACTGGTTACAAACTGCATTCTTGAAAATGGTCGAGGTGGTGTTGCGGTGGAGAAAGACTGCAGAGTGGAGCTTCGTGGTAACGGCATCTATAAAAACAGCGGCCATGGTGTCGGTTTCAGTGGTAACGGGCAGATTTTGGAGAATGATTTCGTTGGAAACCGTGGATATGGGATCCAGGTCTCTGGCAGCGCTGACATCAAG GTAATGCGCAACCGCGTCCAACCGGTACAGGGCTTTGGCGTTGCCGTGCTAGGGCCAGTAAAAGGTGTTGTCCATGACAATCTCTTGTTCCAGGGCCACCCTGGAAACAAAAAGGCTCTGCTACACATCGATCCTGGCAATGAGAGCTGTGTGTTGCGCAACAACAATGTTCTAAGACATAACAG CTGTACATCTGCTCCTCCCTGGGTTTTGGAAAACCCTCCACCTCGTCCGCTGGCCAGCTCCCCTTCTGGCCTCTCCTCATCCCAATATCCTTCCAGACTTGCGATTTCCATGACGAACAGGATCAGCGCTACTGTAGAAAGTGGTTGCCACAGTGGCAGCATGTTCTGCTCCATCCTGTGA
- the fbxo10 gene encoding F-box only protein 10 isoform X3, whose product MVVGSLPVELWRVILAYLPLPDLGRCCQVCRAWRELILSLDNTRWRQLCLGCPECRHPNWPSQPHQEPPSWREALKQHALSTRTWTQNGPELQSSACLLFFRRRKDRRVWHVGPGCEFETLRGALGVVGPYDRVVLHPGVYEDQAEVALKVPVELVGLGRLGEVALLVCMEQQCPTARLCNLVFMPPWFSTVVYKTSWGHVQLDNCNFEGAQLQIRGPGTCQARFCSFSQGSSAHLLGVVLSLLDSCDFSGSDTASVTVEGPPVSERNWACKHLAALARTFPSCGASGNNSPPRGPLAGSTGGHQPPAGNVKKEPVSIDDWQRRTGVDAVCQGTVIEDGWSDGDRSDGEEENRDGGGTNKNPLLLDYKIPCDHHGLSHLLKPQPDGSLPLASSPDPPSLTPETLTLQQELDRDPEALMFAASTLGCILRRCLFREGKGGVHLSNYGQARLEDNVFRGLNYAVRCIQNSTIVMLRNEVRECRASGVFLRLSAQGLIAENNIHSNGEAGLDIRKGANPIIVCNKIHSGLRSGVVVLGNGKGSIRSNQIYNNKEAGVYILFSGNPVVSGNHIFQGQAAGIAINENGRGMITENVIKENQWGGVDIRRGGDPILRNNYICYGYSDGVVVGERGRGLIEGNHVYCNKGCGVWVMSSSLPQLLGNYITHNCMYGLAVFCRKDPENIEAREGNWPGQDGIGGEAGSRERRGVEGEGREGQENLNEEGELFAWESDLDSEDERHSAHRSISVALVESNCMSYNGAVGLYVKSSEPLNVFANLVNSNRGTGIAVLQSSQLTRLVTNCILENGRGGVAVEKDCRVELRGNGIYKNSGHGVGFSGNGQILENDFVGNRGYGIQVSGSADIKVMRNRVQPVQGFGVAVLGPVKGVVHDNLLFQGHPGNKKALLHIDPGNESCVLRNNNVLRHNSCTSAPPWVLENPPPRPLASSPSGLSSSQYPSRLAISMTNRISATVESGCHSGSMFCSIL is encoded by the exons ATGGTGGTGGGCAGCCTCCCAGTGGAGCTGTGGAGGGTTATCTTGGCTTACCTTCCGCTCCCCGACCTGGGCCGCTGCTGCCAGGTGTGCCGTGCCTGGCGGGAACTCATCCTCTCACTAGACAACACCCGCTGGAGACAGTTGTGCTTAGGCTGCCCTGAGTGCCGACATCCCAACTGGCCCAGTCAGCCCCATCAGGAACCCCCATCCTGGAGAGAGGCCTTGAAGCAGCACGCTCTGTCCACTCGCACATGGACTCAAAATGGCCCAGAGCTCCAGTCCTCCGCCTGCCTCCTCTTTTTCCGTCGTCGGAAAGACCGCAGGGTTTGGCATGTGGGGCCTGGATGCGAGTTTGAGACCCTACGCGGGGCCCTCGGGGTGGTTGGGCCATATGACCGCGTAGTTCTCCATCCAGGGGTGTATGAGGACCAGGCTGAAGTGGCGCTGAAGGTGCCTGTGGAGCTGGTTGGGCTGGGCCGATTGGGCGAGGTGGCCCTCCTGGTGTGTATGGAGCAGCAGTGCCCTACTGCCCGGCTGTGTAATCTGGTGTTCATGCCACCCTGGTTCTCCACTGTGGTCTACAAG ACGTCATGGGGTCACGTCCAACTTGATAACTGCAACTTTGAGGGGGCTCAGTTGCAAATCCGCGGCCCGGGAACCTGCCAGGCTCGTTTCTGCTCCTTCTCACAAGGCAGCTCTGCCCACTTGCTGGGCGTTGTCCTCAGTCTGTTGGACAGCTGTGACTTCTCGGGAAGTGACACAGCTTCTGTGACTGTTGAAGGTCCTCCGGTGTCAGAAAGGAACTGGGCTTGTAAACACTTGGCTGCCTTGGCCAGGACGTTCCCATCATGTGGCGCATCTGGGAACAATAGCCCTCCCAGAGGCCCTCTGGCTGGCTCTACTGGTGGGCATCAACCTCCGGCTGGTAATGTTAAAAAGGAGCCTGTGAGCATAGACGACTGGCAGAGGAGGACTGGGGTCGATGCAGTGTGTCAGGGCACAGTGATTGAAGATGGCTGGAGTGATGGCGACCGCAGcgatggagaggaggagaacCGAGATGGCGGAGGAACTAACAAAAACCCACTTCTATTGGATTACAAAATCCCTTGTGACCATCATGGCCTATCCCATTTGCTCAAGCCCCAGCCAGATGGCTCTCTGCCACTGGCCTCCTCCCCAGATCCACCATCTTTGACCCCCGAAACCCTCACCCTTCAGCAGGAACTAGACAGAGACCCAGAGGCTCTGATGTTCGCTGCCTCAACCCTCGGCTGTATCCTCAGACGTTGCCTCTTCAGGGAAGGGAAGGGTGGCGTGCATTTGTCTAATTACGGACAAGCTCGGCTGGAGGACAATGTTTTCCGTGGGCTGAACTATGCTGTCCGCTGCATCCAGAACTCCACA ATAGTGATGCTGAGAAACGAGGTGCGTGAGTGCCGTGCATCAGGTGTGTTCCTGCGCCTCTCTGCTCAGGGCCTCATCGCAGAAAACAACATCCACTCCAATGGGGAGGCAGGGCTGGACATCCGAAAAGGGGCTAACCCCATCATTGTA TGTAACAAGATACATAGTGGTTTGCGTTCAGGGGTTGTTGTCCTTGGCAATGGAAAAGGTTCAATTCGGAGCAACCAGATCTATAACAACAAGGAAGCGGGCGTGTATATTCTCTTCAGCGGGAATCCTGTGGTCAG tgGGAATCACATCTTCCAGGGCCAGGCAGCAGGGATTGCTATAAACGAGAATGGCAGAGGGATGATAACAG AGAATGTAATCAAAGAGAACCAGTGGGGAGGTGTGGACATCCGCAGAGGAGGTGACCCCATTCTGAGGAACAACTACATCTGTTATGGCTACTCAGACGGTGTCGTGGTGGGAGAGAGAGGCCGCGGACTCATTGAGGGAAATCATGTCTACT GTAACAAAGGCTGTGGTGTGTGGGTTATGTCGTCCAGCCTCCCGCAGCTCCTGGGAAACTACATCACCCATAACTGTATGTATGGGCTGGCAGTGTTCTGCAGGAAAGACCCAGAGAACATCGAGGCCCGGGAGGGGAACTGGCCAGGGCAGGACGGGATTGGTGGAGAAGCAGGCAGCAGGGAAAGGAGGGGGGTAGAAGGAGAAGGGAGAGAAGGGCAGGAGAACTTGAATGAAGAGGGGGAACTGTTTGCATGGGAGAGTGATCTGGACAGTGAGGATGAGCGCCACTCTGCCCATCGTTCCATCAGCGTGGCCCTGGTGGAGAGCAACTGCATGAGCTACAATGGAG cagTTGGTCTGTACGTGAAGAGCAGTGAGCCCCTGAATGTCTTTGCTAATCTTGTGAACAGTAACCGTGGCACCGGCATAGCTGTGCTGCAGAGCAGTCAGCTGACCCGACTGGTTACAAACTGCATTCTTGAAAATGGTCGAGGTGGTGTTGCGGTGGAGAAAGACTGCAGAGTGGAGCTTCGTGGTAACGGCATCTATAAAAACAGCGGCCATGGTGTCGGTTTCAGTGGTAACGGGCAGATTTTGGAGAATGATTTCGTTGGAAACCGTGGATATGGGATCCAGGTCTCTGGCAGCGCTGACATCAAG GTAATGCGCAACCGCGTCCAACCGGTACAGGGCTTTGGCGTTGCCGTGCTAGGGCCAGTAAAAGGTGTTGTCCATGACAATCTCTTGTTCCAGGGCCACCCTGGAAACAAAAAGGCTCTGCTACACATCGATCCTGGCAATGAGAGCTGTGTGTTGCGCAACAACAATGTTCTAAGACATAACAG CTGTACATCTGCTCCTCCCTGGGTTTTGGAAAACCCTCCACCTCGTCCGCTGGCCAGCTCCCCTTCTGGCCTCTCCTCATCCCAATATCCTTCCAGACTTGCGATTTCCATGACGAACAGGATCAGCGCTACTGTAGAAAGTGGTTGCCACAGTGGCAGCATGTTCTGCTCCATCCTGTGA